From one Mytilus trossulus isolate FHL-02 chromosome 10, PNRI_Mtr1.1.1.hap1, whole genome shotgun sequence genomic stretch:
- the LOC134688157 gene encoding homeobox protein 9-like, with protein MPRTNRNDNSNSNKRKDRNSSDSGTDTKQNKQSKQYKRSEFQESDISVSEILNHTNSILYNSDDDIESKVFSETPVEQNQTKNNTETKMASSGKNQNKNTDPSVSEKLDTIVSAIHDLKSNQEGMKRMFESKLDKLRTDLMANVDNKIRALRDELSVDISMETRRTDQLSVQSIQSRLDGIEEHNITHSADNGNGVLNSVDNLHINPLNNPEITITASGIPVTEGQSGESY; from the coding sequence ATGCCAAGAACCAACAGAAATGACAATAGCAATAGCAATAAAAGAAAAGATCGGAATAGCAGCGACAGTGGAACTGATACTAAACAGAATAAACAGAGTAAACAGTACAAAAGAAGTGAGTTTCAAGAATCGGACATATCGGTGAGTGAAATCTTAAATCACACAAACTCAATTTTGTATAATTCTGACGACGATATAGAGAGCAAAGTCTTCAGTGAAACACCCGTAGAGCAAAACCAAACGAAAAACAATACAGAAACCAAAATGGCATCAAGTgggaaaaatcaaaataaaaacactgaCCCTTCAGTCTCTGAAAAACTTGATACTATAGTAAGTGCTATACATGATCTCAAATCAAACCAAGAAGGAATGAAAAGAATGTTCGAGTCAAAACTTGATAAATTGAGAACTGATTTAATGGCAAATGTAGACAACAAAATTCGAGCACTGCGTGACGAGTTATCAGTGGACATTAGTATGGAAACTAGACGAACGGATCAACTTTCTGTTCAATCGATACAATCACGACTAGACGGTATTGAAGAACACAATATTACTCACTCCGCAGATAACGGGAACGGTGTATTGAACTCAGTAGATAATTTACATATCAATCCGTTAAATAATCCCGAGATAACTATAACCGCAAGCGGTATTCCAGTAACGGAAGGCCAAAGCGGAGAATCTTATTAG